TTTTATCaaaaaacatgaaataaaatgtgtccacaaaacagtcaaatgaaagagacTATATAAGAACAGATGAAATTGTGGTGATGACAAGGGATGAGTAGAAACAAAAAGACGGAGGGAAAGTGCATCATtccttagtttttaaaaatttactgaccagcatttttttcttacatgacaatttaaaaataacttcctgtaaatgggggaaaaaacacccaACGGATGATAGAGAAAATTGGACCAAAATACTAATACTGCCAGGCACAGCATTGAGCAAGCAGATACAACCTATAAATAACTTGTAGAAAAAATCCACCATCAATGTAGATggggttttaaaaaagcaaatatataACCAGTGAACTACATAATAAAAGAAAGACAGGGCACACCCTGTGATAGGCACTTGCACCAGATCCCACACACGCTATCCAAGACAAAACTGCTTTCAAGTAAAAAACGAGTAGGCAATCAGAAACCACTTAGGAATTCATAAATTCAGCCAGCCAATTGCGTACTAGCCCTGCTGCTATCCTCTCTCCCAAATAGTATCTgggttttatatataaaatgtccATTTTAGAATTGACAGgaggggggtgttttttgtttgtttttttaaaggccaaATTTCAGCTGTGAAAGTATGTTAGTTGCTTCTTGTTAGCTTTGTTACTTTGTCCTGACTGAGATTTTTGTCCAGCAATAGCTTTGCAAAATAGGACCAACTCCTATTTCCTCTAAGTCCTAGTCCCCTTTAAAAGTCAACAATGTCTGTGTGGGTCCTGGTGACTGACACAATTGTAAATCTGTGTAATTCCAGGGTCTAGCCCAGAGACTGATAAATTGGGTCAAAAGCAGAGCTGTTTTATCTAACCCTCCTCACAACTTTTTGAACATTGGGAATTTGATTATAGTGGGAGATGGATATGGACAACTCGAAGTAAAAAAGCATCacatgtaggctcctaaatcacataggcacctttgaaagttttttttttttacccatcaCCTTgttttttgcaaaacaaaatccCAGCCCAATGAATGTTTGCAAAATCAATAGCAACCTTTGATTTTGTAAAATCTATAGCCTTTATGGTAATAAAGAACTTTTCACTTGTCAAAGTGACAGCCTAGATTATCAACACCTGGTTCAAACAAATTCCTCTGTTCCATTTTCAGCTACAGGAAAATAAGCCACAAGAAAGTGGTAAAGCAATGTATTGAATTAGTTCCCTCTGCTACCTCTCCAGGTCAAGATAGCTCAGTAGTGAGTACATAATATTTCATAAATAGCATACCCACTGCTGGATCCCATTTACATCCAACgcagataaaattaaataaattttgcAGTTGGAGAAGTCTGTATTCTTCGCACTGAGTTTGCTAATAGTTCTAGATTAGAATACCACTTTTTCTTATTTATAGTGACTAAATTATCCATATTTTGTTTGTTCAAAACATTCTCCATATAACAAAATAATCTACTCCTCCTAGTACAATATTTCATCTCAACAAACGTTATATACAGAGCAACTGCTACTGAAACATTCACCTTACATCAAAGGGTCATGTTCTCATACTAGACTTAACTCAGGTGCAGAATTAAACAGCTGGAAATTAGAAACACGCTCACCAATGGTGTTTAATATTGACTAATAAACAGAAAACAACACTACCCCTGGAGGGGAGAGGCCATGAAACCAACATGTATTAAGGATACATGAGTGCTTTTATTGCCCCGTATGCTCAGATCAATATCAAGGTGATCTTTTTGGATGCCTATATAGTATATACAAACTTATTATTGCCAAGATTCTCTGAAGTGACTAGTgagtttgggtgcccaacttgagatcttttaaaagggcctgattttttttttagaaaacgtTAAGCACCCACTTGCTGAAATCAGGCCTCCATTAAGGTGGCTCAGGTTGAGCATTCAAAATCTCTAGTTAATTTTGAAACTCTTGGCACATACTTTGTTGGTATGTAATATACACAAATCCCTGTCAGCATTCATTGGGCTGGCAGGCTTGGAAATGCCAGGCACTGGGACACAAACGATATTGGTGATATTACCCCGTCCAGATAAGAAAAATGTATGCTTGAATGTATCCCTTGAAGAAAGCAATTTCTTTTAGTCctggattttaaatatttttgtaacaaaatgtttcatatttttctttcttgtatGAGAAGATAACTTTCTAATTTTGCTTTAAGTGCAGAATCACCTTGGAAGAAATTATTTCTACTAGGGTTTCCAAAACATATGGCTAGTAACAATATACAAATAAATTCAGCTGAGGAAAGCACAAAACCAGATTCCCTTTGTCCAAATATTATCGTATTTCTGCTGCTAAAGTGAAACCTACCAAGAGACCATGTTTTAAATAAGTATAAATAACATTAATTAGAATTTGTTGAATGCAAAGATAAATGAAATTCACCAGAACACAATTAACGTTTATAAACAATGTAGCAGTAATATTCATTTCTAAAGCGAGATCATCACCATCCTGTTACCCCGCAAAGAGAACTGTCCTTTCTTACAgatgatttaaataattttgactgTGCTGCTCGCAGCAtcattcaaaaagaaaatattaatttaCAAAATAACAATTCTCCATATTTATTATgacaaataaaaatcttaaataaaacaggctttctttcttccttctccccctcaTTCCAGTTTCAGGTAGCTTGGCACTGAGTAATTGAACATTAAAAAATCAAGTTTGTAGACTTCGTACAGTTGTGTTTGGTGTTCCGAGCTGATGTTCTGGAAGAACTCTGTGGTCATTTCATCAGTAGTTCTCGTAGACTTTGCATAGGTGGGGAACTTCAGGTAGCTGCCTACTCCTGCAAGTTGAAGGATGTAATTGGAATCATCTTCAAGTGTTTCATACTTTCCTATGAGGTCATAATGGATATGGCAGGGGTGGCAGAGGGAGTAGACAGTTTGCCAGTGCTCATTGAAAGGTTCTTCTCTTTGGGTATTTGGGTCAATGAGATATGCCACAAACTCCTCGAATTTCACATCATCACCTTTACGCAGAGCCTCCTGGGTGGCATTTTTCCTTTGGCGCCTCACAATTTTGGTACCGTATCTCTTGTGAAAGGAGGTGTTGTACTTCTGGGTGAACTTGTTCCTGTAGGCTGACACCAGTCTCTCAAAAGGCTCACGGACAAACAGGAACTTCATGTAGCTTTTTAAGCGGTGGTTGATCTCTGGAATGCTGTACTGGTTGAGGGTCTTCAGGTTTGAGGATATATGGGCTTCATTGGCTGGTATTTCCATGGGGTCACTGTATTTGCCCCTTCCTGTCAAGACCATCATGACTCTCTTCCAGTTTGTACAGGCCACCTTGGGTACATAACAATAGATCATTTCATGATCTTCATCCACCACCAAATGTTTGAGATCGTTGGGTGTCAGCACACGGCGTTTCCTGCTAGACATGCTGTTGGTTCGACATGTATCTGTGACTTGGTCTCTCCTAATCTGATGAAGGATTGCTGTGTTAGACAACTCCAACTGGAAAGAAAACATAGATACAAATAATTCAGTACACATGGGAAATTCTTGCTGCCTTTTTACTTACTAGGTTAATCCCCACTGCTCCATTTGTAGAAAAACAGACCATTGCAAGCACTGTATTTGAAAGACTTAATTCTTTGGCTGAATGCAGTAATTCCAAAGTTACAGGATAACCTTTTGCCTCTAAACTTCTTGATTCAAGCTGGTACAAATGTGGTCATTAATATTTTACTGCTTTTCCCCTTCGGCACAAGGGCAAGGGACTGTGCAATCCTATGTATCTTGGCAGCAAATTTATTTGCCATGTAATTTTCCTGAAATGTCGTCATTGCTTTCTTAGATATAGAAAAAGAATCTCTTTTGACCACTGTAGTCAAACTCATTCTAGAGAAGTACAGAACCCAGCTTGACCTTTACTGCTGAGACATGGCAGGAGAACACCACTGTCAGACAGTTTGCCAAAACGAAAACAGCGTGTGCTCTTGTTGCAGATGTCTTTCACGCTACAGAATTAATAATCTCAGCTCATTTCTTGGTTATGACCTTGTCATGTGAAATAAAACCCAGGGAGATTTCTGCTTTTCCAAGGAGAGCAGTCACTGAAGTGATATCTCGAGGAGCAGGAAGAGAATTCTATCTATAACTTCCCATCTATTGATTTGTGTTTAGTAGAGAGTGGTGAAGAGTCTGCAGCCTTTTTACACACTAGTACTGCAAACATGTTacccttttttattttgttacgTTTCTTAACTTTTTTAACTGTTGTGGGCTGTTGATGGGGCTAGCTGCTATTGTCAATTAACTTACGTCAGGCACATAGAATGTGCCTTTCTGGCATATTTAGAAGGAATATCTATCTGAAGATTTCATAGAGCGTTACATATCTTAATTAACTTAGCCTCCCCATACCCACCCTCCCTCCTATGTACTGTAGTTAAGTGTtaatatccctattttacagatgggagaaatAAGAGACACTTGGGTTAAGCACTGAAATCTCAGCCAGCtcccaggtgcctaactccattgGCAGTCGGCACCTAATTCCcgtaggtgctttagaaaatcccgCCTAGTGACATTAatgctttagggtatgtctacatggcagtcAGAAGGTGTAACTGCAGCAGGCATAGACATAACCAAGCTAACTTGAATAATAGCAGTAGTAAAGCCATGGCAGAACAAGTGGCTACACAGGCTAGCCCCACCCGCCCAGAACACTGGGCACAGGTTTGAGTGGCCACTGTCTGTGCTGCAGCAATCTGGGTATGTCTATGCATGCTGGAATCACAGctcccaattgcagtgtagacaaactcttaGATCCAAACTagcactggtttagttaaactaTGTCCATTTAACTAAATTGATTAACTGGTGCAAATCCCTTTAGGTTGGTTTAGGAGTgggggctttttttgttttgcttttttgcagTTTAGCTTAAATCTGTTCCTAGTCAACTTTATTATAGGTTAAACTAGGCTTGCTTTATCTGATCACCCTTACTGgttaaaaatcacacctttaaaaacctccaagagcacaactgccgaagcaaaaaaaaccaaacgcccagattgccgccccaagcacgtgcttggtttgctggtgcctagagccggtcctggatGCTCTGCATAGTACAACAGTGTTGTCAATTTTTGCAACTTTACTACAAGTTTTTACAAACTTTGGTATTAATATTGACACCCCAGTTCCTGGAGTTATACAtgagtctcagctttcattaaaaacctATCTCGCCTTCATGGTTGGggagaaaaggttgaaaatgtgacccaagtgcaacctaaaggttaaaaaaaatcagaaggccAATAACTTGATTTTTTGGCTGAATCATGAGcatatttttaatctcatgatttttgaacatttggggtggTGATACTGTTGTAGACGAGGCCTAGCTGGTGAAACTCTCCCCaatgcagaaggccagcacaaagGCCCCATTTAGGCTTCAGTGGTGCATAAGCTAAGTGGTGAATGGGCCTTATGCTCactctctgcacaggggagaatttcactCACTCTGAATTTCTGCAAGAGTGCACAGGAATGCTGTGCCACAATCGGGACTGGAGCTCTGATTTGGTATGTCTCAAACTTTTGCCTTTAaggcccagttcagcaaagcattcacATATTTGCATAAGTCCCATTTAAGCCAGTTAGACTCCTAAATAGAAGAACTATTTAAAAGTCCAACTAAATCTCCTGTTTTTGAAAAACTTGACCCACACTGTCAATGTCAATGTCCCtggctaagcatgtgcttaagtccattcctgttcagcaaagcccttaagcatcCGGGCCTAACTTTGGCACAAGTATATTTAGCCTCTGCAAATGTAAATACATAATGAGagggaaattttatttttaaatgcaacagGGAGATGGATTAATGCATGACTGGCCTGCAGAAAATTACTGCTTATTGCTAGAAAGACCGTCCTAGCTACTGCAGGACAAGGTAACTTTCTCAGAGTTGATCACGTCATTCGGGTGACCCCACACTGCAATTCCACTTGCTAGGTAGGACATTATTACATTTAcacagtgaatttcaccctgaaggatctcaaagcaccactgaaatgctgtcACCATTGCAACGTGCGTGGTGGCAACAAGCTCATCATGCTGCATAATggtggggaaaggaggggaaaacTTCGTCAAGGACGCTGAGGCAACCTTCTTGGGCAGTCCAAGTCTTTCAAAAATAGGCGGCTATGGACGGACTTCTAAATCCCTATTCAGGCACCTAAGTGGCCTGTTTTTCCCCCAAGTGCTGAGCCGTTGAGATTAGTGGGACCTGCTGGGTGCTCACTGCTTTTGAAAAGCAGGCCACTCATTTAGTTGACTAAATTGGGATTTAGGAGTCTAACCTTCTACTTCTTCAAGTCTTGGCCCTGATTAATATGTCAGTGTTTGAACATTTAAGTGCAGCTGGTGACCCACTTACAGAGTACTATGAAATCTGTAGTGTCTACGGAGAGGAGACAAGCTGGCTTtgtaattcatttaaaatatagaatattaatgatcaagcAAACAACTATTTAAATATGTCTATTGTTTATTACAGAAAAATAACCCAGCTTTGCAAAAAGTTACAGAACTAGGCAGGAGACTGTTGTTCTAATCCTAGCCCTCCTAACCCACtgtgtgacttgggcaagtcacttcacttctctgcacctgtttcctCTCCTACCCTTTGTATTATCTGTTTAGATTTTCAGATGTCAGCCAGAGACcatccctggcccctgccctatgtgtctggacagtgcctagcacaataggtctCTGGTCTTCATTGTGGCCACCAGggattactgtaatacaaataaaatgaaaaccagCCATTCTACCTTCTTTGGCTCTTTCCCAGAGTTTTAATCCATACACAAAGGCCTAACACAAGCAGTGTAGACAATCTGGATCATCtcctgtgtgtggcattcctctGAATGTTGGCCAGGCACATTTAAAGTGCAGTTTGATGTTACAGTCCTGGAGATGGGAAGCCAACTGTAGAATGTGCTTCCTATGGACGTTGACTAGCAGGGAATTTGTAAGTAGGATGTCTAAATGCTGTTGTCCAGGATCACACTGCTGTTTAAAGAAAATGTCTTTTCTGAGGGTAGAGGGGAAAGAAATAAGAAATTCAACAGTTGAAATTCACAAAGCTACAGGAGCAACATTATCCATTAAATTAACTGGATTTTCACAAGAGATTAATTTTGCCCATGGTACTGAACAAAATACTGCTCTTCATACAGGTAGAAAACCCCCTGTTTTAGTTAATGGCAATATTGACCTCTGTTGACAGCAGTAGGAGCAGGATAGGGTCCAGTCCCTTATTTTACTTCCAGATTTAGAACAACTTTTAAAGTTTGCAATATTCTAATATGTGTTTTTTCTTATGGCTCTGTTTTTGGACTACATAGAGGAATTACGGGGAGATGTtccatggcctgtgctatacaggaaatCAGTGAAGATGAtgtaatggtctcttctggccttaaaatttatgAATGAATCTTTGCAGTGATATACTCTGTACTTCCCCTTACATATAATTACTCATAGAGTTTCTCCTCTCCGGGCATATGCACATTACCATTAATAGGAATTTCATATATCCAGGGAAAGGAGAATAATGTCTCATTTTGGATTGCAACTAAATTGGGTTGCACACAATTGAATTCACTCCTTAAAGGGCACATTCCAAATTGGCACATATTGTGCCTTTTGCTCTTTCAATATGAAGAAACTACCTGGGCACAGTTAGGTCCCAATTACCATGTTTACTAAAAAGACACAAACATGTCAGGCCTAGCTACATATATACTGCTGCTCTGGGTCTGGCGGCTTCTAAACCACACATCACAATGAGCACCACTAGAGGGTTCACTATTTAAAAACCCATCTATTtaatctacactacagcacttgaACTATTCAGCCATCCTCAGAGTGCGGAAGACCATCAACAGCATACAGGAGACCTGGGACTGGGAGCTTCACTCTAGACTTTTGCCTATTGGGTCAGGCTTCTTGAAGAGCGCGCTAACTTCACTGCTGTTGCAAGGTGGTGTAACTGCAGTGAAATCAATAGTTGTGCTACATCCCTTGAGCAGTGAGGCAGGTGCATTGTTCTTGGCATTTATAGGCAGGTTTGCTCCCCACTAGTAAAGCAAATGTTCTTTGGTGGCTGACCCACATATCAAATGAATCTTAGGAAGCAGGTGTCATCTTCTCTACCCAGAGGAAGAGCACACTGCTGGCATTCACCTAGTGATAAGAGGCGATTATAGGTCTCAAACTGAAGCGGAGGGAGACATCAAAGGACTCTCACTGTGCAGCCCAGAGGTTAGTTAAGGTAACGCAGCCAGTGACTGAATTCATAGGGTGACACCAAGCAGTCTTTTGCCAAATTGACCTATATTCCATGTACTGTCTACCCCAGGGCCTAGGGTAATATACAATGCAATTTTAATAAGTGTGCCCTAAGgcttaatatttaatatatttattttaaaataactctgAAGTTTCTTGTGCTGTGGCTCAGAACCAGCATTTAATTCTATATCTGTGCAGGGACAAAGTCACTTATTGACTTCATTGGCTCAACGTGGAAAAGAGACGCAAATCCGCTGCTGATTCTGGAACTGCATCTACTTAAGGTAGGGATGAATTCGATCCTGCAAGTTTATTTTCTCTAAAGCTGCACAGTTAGTTTCCTTTAAAGACATGCTTGTGGTTCTAAGGTTAGCTACCTCAGTGcaaagcaaaggaaaatgtaCCCAGAGGCTATTTGAACAATTTACTCTGGGTGCTGAAATAAGTTGAAGATCCCATGGATCGGGTGAGAGGCAAATCAAACAGCTAGTGCATGCTCATGTTCCCCACTGAAGTCGTCATATGCTGGGCTTCAGTAGCAGTTATGCAAATGCAACTGAAAGGATAATGTGGACCTTACTCTTAGGTTTGCATAAATTCACTGCTAGAGTTAATTAATTGCagcct
The Emys orbicularis isolate rEmyOrb1 chromosome 1, rEmyOrb1.hap1, whole genome shotgun sequence DNA segment above includes these coding regions:
- the CHST11 gene encoding carbohydrate sulfotransferase 11 isoform X1; translation: MKQALMEVMRMNRICRMVLVTCFGSFILVIFYFQSMLHPVIRRNPFGMDICCRKGSRSPLQELYNPIQLELSNTAILHQIRRDQVTDTCRTNSMSSRKRRVLTPNDLKHLVVDEDHEMIYCYVPKVACTNWKRVMMVLTGRGKYSDPMEIPANEAHISSNLKTLNQYSIPEINHRLKSYMKFLFVREPFERLVSAYRNKFTQKYNTSFHKRYGTKIVRRQRKNATQEALRKGDDVKFEEFVAYLIDPNTQREEPFNEHWQTVYSLCHPCHIHYDLIGKYETLEDDSNYILQLAGVGSYLKFPTYAKSTRTTDEMTTEFFQNISSEHQTQLYEVYKLDFLMFNYSVPSYLKLE
- the CHST11 gene encoding carbohydrate sulfotransferase 11 isoform X2; amino-acid sequence: MKQALMEVMRMNRICRMVLVTCFGSFILVIFYFQIIRRNPFGMDICCRKGSRSPLQELYNPIQLELSNTAILHQIRRDQVTDTCRTNSMSSRKRRVLTPNDLKHLVVDEDHEMIYCYVPKVACTNWKRVMMVLTGRGKYSDPMEIPANEAHISSNLKTLNQYSIPEINHRLKSYMKFLFVREPFERLVSAYRNKFTQKYNTSFHKRYGTKIVRRQRKNATQEALRKGDDVKFEEFVAYLIDPNTQREEPFNEHWQTVYSLCHPCHIHYDLIGKYETLEDDSNYILQLAGVGSYLKFPTYAKSTRTTDEMTTEFFQNISSEHQTQLYEVYKLDFLMFNYSVPSYLKLE